The following proteins come from a genomic window of Lolium rigidum isolate FL_2022 chromosome 5, APGP_CSIRO_Lrig_0.1, whole genome shotgun sequence:
- the LOC124654476 gene encoding chloroplast envelope quinone oxidoreductase homolog yields MATPRTMKAVQYDKYGGGAEGLKHVEVPVPSPKKGEVLLKMEAASINPIDWKIQKGMLRPFLPGKFPFTPVGDLAGEVVELGSGVTGFKPGDKVISISFPNGGGLAEYAVAPAALTVARPPEVSAVDGACLPAAASSALQLLKATGVSFDGTSNATGPKNVLVTAVSGGVGHYAVQLAKLAGLHVTATCGARNLAFVQGLGADEVLDYKTPEGAALLSPSGRKYDAVANCAAGVAWPALRAVLADEGGTAADVTPGVRAALTSLLQKVTFAKKRLAPLMLTPRREEMEWLVELARQGKLRTAVDSRYPLSRAQAAWAKSADGHATGKIVVEIGGAE; encoded by the exons ATGGCGACTCCAAGGACTATGAAGGCCGTGCAGTACGACAAGTATGGCGGAGGAGCGGAGGGCCTCAAG CATGTGGAGGTGCCGGTGCCGTCGCCGAAGAAGGGCGAGGTGCTGCTCAAGATGGAGGCGGCCAGCATCAACCCCATCGACTGGAAGATCCAGAAGGGCATGCTCCGGCCGTTCCTCCCCGGAAAGTTCCCCTTCACGCCAG TTGGCGATCTAGCCGGTGAAGTTGTGGAGCTGGGCAGCGGCGTCACCGGCTTCAAACCAGGCGACAAGGTCATCTCGATCAGCTTCCCG AACGGCGGTGGACTCGCCGAGTACGCGGTGGCCCCAGCGGCGCTCACGGTGGCGAGACCGCCAGAGGTGTCGGCCGTCGATGGCGCCTGCCTGCCGGCCGCCGCCAGCAGCGCGCTCCAGCTGCTGAAGGCCACGGGGGTCAGCTTCGACGGCACGTCCAACGCCACCGGGCCGAAGAACGTGCTGGTGACCGCGGTGTCCGGCGGCGTGGGCCACTACGCGGTGCAgctggccaagctcgccggccTACACGTGACGGCCACCTGCGGCGCGCGCAACCTCGCCTTCGTCCAGGGCCTGGGCGCCGACGAGGTGTTGGACTACAAGACGCCCGAGGGCGCGGCGCTGCTGAGCCCGTCCGGCAGGAAATACGACGCAGTGGCGAACTGCGCGGCGGGGGTGGCCTGGCCGGCGCTCAGGGCGGTGCTGGCGGACGAGGGCGGCACGGCCGCCGACGTCACGCCGGGGGTCCGCGCCGCGCTCACGTCGCTCCTGCAGAAGGTGACGTTCGCCAAGAAGAGGCTGGCGCCGCTGATGCTGACGCCCAGGAGGGAGGAGATGGAGTGGCTGGTGGAGCTGGCGAGGCAGGGGAAGCTCAGGACGGCGGTGGACTCGAGGTACCCGCTGAGCAGAGCGCAGGCGGCGTGGGCGAAGAGCGCCGACGGGCACGCCACCGGCAAGATCGTCGTGGAAATTGGAGGCGCGGAGTGA